Proteins encoded together in one Kutzneria kofuensis window:
- a CDS encoding ricin-type beta-trefoil lectin domain protein, which produces MTPTTRLERLTSLGVLVALLLSLLGVQVAASTSAYAATNQFHGVNWADPNDNFVTGNITPVGLSNTDSYSTTYAKATPILKGYQALGANTVRMGFNQATVTGSWWNSYTAAFDAAIALGMKVVLVPWLQNGVIGDTNSFYAMWNTVIGKYVGNNQVYFGIMNEPWGYSATDEDNLAAAWVAHFSQVPRGRILVPGAWEGNLCTVGADSRLAGTLLSLHDYTLGGETHPTEADWITSFENNVCGYDSRAVLTEFGVPMNTGVNYDGPRDGTNDVSFLYALTDTVRKQGMGSLLWTGVKFADQTQGPGPCENASCAITSLQGSAPNYTLSINNQSGLDRLQYGWGAGSTGGGGTGGPVHAVGAGKCLDVPGASQANGAVAQIWDCTGGSNQTWTHTSGNQLTVYGTKCLDATGNQTSAGTPVEIWDCNGGANQQWNLNSNGTITGVQSGLCLDVTGGSTADGAKVQLWTCNGASNQQWTLG; this is translated from the coding sequence ATGACACCGACCACGCGGCTCGAGCGCCTCACCTCGCTCGGTGTCCTCGTCGCCCTGCTGCTGAGCCTGCTCGGCGTGCAGGTGGCGGCCAGCACGAGCGCGTACGCCGCCACCAACCAGTTCCACGGCGTGAACTGGGCCGACCCCAACGACAACTTCGTCACCGGCAACATCACGCCGGTCGGCCTGTCGAACACGGACAGCTATTCGACCACGTACGCGAAGGCCACCCCCATCCTCAAGGGCTACCAGGCGCTGGGCGCCAACACCGTGCGCATGGGGTTCAACCAGGCGACTGTCACCGGCAGTTGGTGGAACAGCTACACCGCCGCCTTTGACGCGGCCATCGCGCTGGGTATGAAGGTCGTGCTCGTCCCCTGGCTGCAGAACGGCGTGATCGGCGACACCAACTCGTTCTACGCGATGTGGAACACCGTGATCGGCAAATACGTGGGCAACAACCAAGTGTACTTCGGCATCATGAACGAGCCGTGGGGCTACAGCGCCACCGACGAGGACAACCTCGCGGCGGCCTGGGTGGCGCACTTCTCGCAGGTGCCCCGCGGGCGGATCCTGGTGCCCGGCGCCTGGGAGGGGAACCTGTGCACCGTCGGCGCCGACTCCCGTCTCGCCGGCACCCTGCTCTCGCTCCACGACTACACCCTCGGCGGAGAGACCCACCCCACCGAGGCCGATTGGATCACCAGCTTCGAGAACAACGTCTGCGGATACGACAGCCGCGCCGTGCTCACCGAGTTCGGTGTCCCGATGAACACCGGCGTGAACTACGACGGGCCCCGCGACGGCACCAACGACGTGTCCTTCCTCTACGCCCTCACCGACACCGTGCGCAAGCAGGGCATGGGCTCGCTCCTGTGGACCGGCGTGAAGTTCGCCGACCAGACCCAGGGCCCCGGCCCGTGTGAGAACGCGTCCTGCGCGATCACCTCTTTGCAGGGCAGCGCGCCGAACTACACGCTCAGCATCAACAACCAGTCCGGCCTCGACCGGCTTCAGTACGGCTGGGGTGCCGGCAGCACGGGCGGTGGCGGCACGGGCGGCCCCGTCCATGCGGTCGGCGCGGGCAAGTGCCTGGACGTGCCCGGCGCATCGCAGGCCAACGGCGCAGTGGCGCAGATCTGGGACTGCACCGGCGGCAGCAACCAGACCTGGACCCACACCTCGGGCAACCAGTTGACCGTCTACGGCACGAAGTGTCTGGACGCCACCGGCAACCAGACCAGCGCGGGCACACCGGTGGAGATCTGGGACTGCAACGGCGGCGCGAACCAGCAGTGGAACCTCAACTCCAACGGCACCATCACCGGCGTCCAGTCCGGCCTGTGCCTCGACGTGACCGGCGGCTCCACCGCCGACGGCGCCAAGGTTCAACTGTGGACCTGCAACGGCGCCAGCAACCAGCAGTGGACGCTGGGCTGA
- a CDS encoding VOC family protein: MHRSRLFGIFIDAPAAEAGSAADFWSAALGVPARSVAGEEQFTALDGAIPGLIVDIQAIDGKPRYHVDIETDDVAAEVARLTALGATLVSRWLECHTLRAPGGHLLCVVPVHSDPETFHRLAQTWP; the protein is encoded by the coding sequence GTGCATCGCAGTCGGCTGTTCGGAATCTTCATCGACGCGCCTGCAGCAGAAGCCGGTTCGGCGGCGGATTTCTGGTCTGCCGCACTGGGCGTTCCGGCCCGCTCCGTGGCGGGCGAGGAACAGTTCACCGCTCTCGACGGTGCCATCCCCGGGTTGATCGTCGACATCCAGGCGATCGACGGCAAGCCCCGGTATCACGTCGATATCGAGACTGATGATGTGGCGGCGGAAGTAGCCCGCCTGACAGCCCTGGGCGCCACGCTGGTCTCGCGCTGGCTGGAGTGCCACACGCTGCGCGCGCCCGGCGGCCACCTGCTCTGCGTGGTGCCGGTGCACAGCGATCCGGAGACGTTCCACAGGCTCGCTCAGACATGGCCATGA
- a CDS encoding MerR family transcriptional regulator: MRIGELAAASGVSTRSLRYYEQQGLLSAHRRGNGYRDYDEQAVRQVAFIQDLFRAGLSSEIIREILPCAGTTPANGDCSALVARVRQVREQLIRQEQQLAERRQMLERYLSGMAIPAGMG, encoded by the coding sequence GTGCGGATCGGAGAACTCGCCGCGGCCAGCGGAGTCAGCACCCGCTCACTGCGCTACTACGAGCAACAGGGACTGCTGTCAGCACACCGGCGCGGCAACGGATACCGGGACTACGACGAGCAGGCGGTACGCCAGGTCGCCTTCATCCAGGATCTCTTCCGGGCCGGTCTTTCCTCCGAGATCATCCGGGAGATCCTCCCGTGCGCCGGGACCACACCGGCCAACGGCGACTGCTCCGCGCTCGTCGCCCGCGTGCGCCAGGTCCGCGAGCAGTTGATCCGCCAGGAGCAGCAACTCGCCGAACGACGCCAGATGCTGGAACGCTACCTGTCCGGCATGGCTATCCCCGCAGGCATGGGATAG
- a CDS encoding SDR family NAD(P)-dependent oxidoreductase codes for MKAKELSNRTALVTGAGTGIGAAIAERLAARGVRLVIVARDAARLEGVAERLHAQHQVDVLTVPLDLSLRDAPAHLAAQLKATGTELDILINNAGAAQVGRIAKADPADLRALIDVNATAVAETTALFLPAMVARGRGAIVNIASTAAYAPAPYNAVYAASKAFVLSFTQSLWLETRGTGVRVVAVSPGATETAMNTRHIPGKRQPEQVADTVMAALRSRAPAVVDGRLNTVQAFAFSRLMPARTAARITGRFFGRQLDQDPSRHN; via the coding sequence ATGAAGGCGAAAGAACTGAGCAACCGCACGGCGCTGGTCACCGGGGCCGGCACGGGCATCGGGGCAGCCATCGCGGAACGGCTGGCCGCGCGGGGCGTACGCCTGGTGATCGTGGCGCGGGACGCTGCGCGTCTGGAGGGCGTCGCGGAGCGACTGCACGCCCAACATCAGGTCGATGTGCTTACGGTGCCGCTGGACCTGTCACTGCGGGACGCTCCCGCGCACCTGGCCGCACAGCTCAAGGCGACCGGAACCGAGCTCGACATCCTGATCAACAACGCCGGCGCCGCCCAGGTGGGGCGGATCGCGAAGGCAGACCCGGCGGACCTGCGCGCGCTGATCGACGTCAACGCCACCGCGGTCGCGGAGACGACCGCGCTGTTCCTGCCCGCGATGGTCGCCCGCGGGCGAGGCGCGATCGTCAACATCGCCAGCACGGCCGCGTACGCACCCGCGCCGTACAACGCGGTGTACGCGGCGTCGAAGGCGTTCGTGCTCTCCTTCACGCAGTCGCTGTGGTTGGAGACACGCGGCACCGGCGTCCGCGTGGTGGCGGTCAGCCCAGGTGCGACGGAGACTGCGATGAACACCCGACACATACCCGGAAAGCGGCAGCCCGAACAGGTAGCCGACACCGTCATGGCCGCACTGCGCAGCCGCGCCCCCGCGGTCGTCGACGGCCGGCTCAACACTGTGCAGGCGTTCGCGTTCAGCCGACTCATGCCCGCACGGACCGCCGCGCGGATCACCGGGAGGTTCTTCGGCAGGCAACTCGACCAGGATCCCAGCCGGCACAACTGA
- a CDS encoding thiamine pyrophosphate-requiring protein: MTANVADYVLERLRQWGVHRVFAYPGDGINGLLGAFDRAGGDPEFVQPRHEEMGAFMACAHAKFTGEVGCCMATSGPGAVHLLNGLYDAKLDHQPVVAIVGQQKRTSQGAHYQQEISLENLFADVSEFCQVCMHPAQVRHVIDRAFKTALTLRGVATVIIPEDVQEEAAQPSPPKAHGSVFSSVGWSQPRMLPDEGELRRAAGVLNEGSRVAMLIGQGAAHAAAEVVEAAEILGAGVAKALLGREVLPDDLPFVTGPIGLLGTKPSDEMMNDCDTLFMVGTSFPYSEWLPDEGQARGVEIDIDGRMIGIRYPMDAHLVGDAKETLKALIPLLKRKSDRSWRETIERNVRTWDRVMADRAGQHFGGVINPQAVAQELSPRLPDNAIVTADSGSSTNWWARHLKLRKGMRASLSGTLATMGPGVPYAIAARFAYPDHPVIAFVGDGAFQMNGMNEMITVKRYLDRLAGSPPLVFCVFNNQDLNQVTWEQRAMAGDPKYLGSQYIPDIPYARYAELVGLRGIYCDDPKAVGSAWDEALASDRPVVLEFKVDQQIAPIPPHIMFEQGKKAAKAALHDPEKVGIATRGFRQKLVEFYEKLPGRDAD, translated from the coding sequence ATGACAGCCAACGTCGCGGACTACGTGCTCGAACGCCTGCGCCAGTGGGGCGTGCACCGGGTCTTCGCCTACCCGGGTGACGGCATCAACGGGCTGCTCGGGGCGTTCGATCGAGCCGGCGGGGATCCGGAGTTCGTCCAGCCCCGGCACGAGGAGATGGGCGCATTCATGGCGTGCGCGCACGCGAAGTTCACCGGCGAGGTGGGGTGCTGCATGGCCACGTCGGGGCCGGGTGCGGTGCACCTGCTCAACGGCCTGTACGACGCCAAGCTGGACCACCAGCCGGTGGTGGCGATCGTGGGCCAGCAGAAGCGCACCTCGCAAGGGGCGCACTACCAGCAGGAGATCTCGTTGGAGAACCTGTTCGCCGACGTGTCGGAGTTCTGCCAGGTGTGCATGCACCCGGCGCAGGTCCGGCACGTGATCGACCGGGCGTTCAAGACCGCGTTGACCCTGCGCGGTGTGGCCACCGTGATCATCCCGGAGGACGTGCAGGAGGAGGCGGCGCAGCCGTCGCCGCCGAAGGCGCACGGCTCGGTGTTCTCGAGCGTGGGCTGGAGTCAACCGCGGATGCTGCCCGACGAGGGCGAGCTGCGACGCGCCGCCGGTGTGCTCAACGAAGGCAGCCGGGTGGCGATGCTGATCGGCCAGGGCGCGGCGCACGCCGCCGCCGAGGTGGTCGAGGCGGCCGAGATCCTGGGCGCCGGGGTGGCGAAGGCGCTGCTGGGCCGGGAGGTGCTGCCCGACGACCTGCCGTTCGTCACCGGGCCGATCGGGCTGCTGGGCACCAAGCCCAGCGACGAGATGATGAACGACTGCGACACCCTGTTCATGGTCGGCACCAGCTTCCCCTACAGCGAGTGGCTGCCCGACGAGGGCCAGGCCCGCGGTGTCGAGATCGACATCGACGGGCGGATGATCGGCATCCGCTACCCGATGGACGCGCACCTGGTCGGCGACGCCAAGGAGACGCTCAAGGCGTTGATCCCGCTGCTCAAGCGGAAGAGCGACCGGTCGTGGCGGGAGACGATCGAGCGCAACGTCCGCACGTGGGACCGGGTCATGGCCGATCGGGCCGGGCAGCACTTCGGCGGCGTGATCAATCCGCAGGCGGTCGCGCAGGAGTTGTCGCCGCGGCTGCCGGACAACGCGATCGTGACCGCCGATTCCGGCTCCTCGACCAACTGGTGGGCCCGGCACCTGAAGCTGCGCAAGGGGATGCGGGCGTCGCTGTCGGGGACGCTGGCCACGATGGGGCCGGGCGTGCCGTACGCGATCGCCGCCCGGTTCGCCTACCCGGACCACCCGGTGATCGCCTTCGTCGGCGACGGCGCGTTCCAGATGAACGGCATGAACGAGATGATCACCGTCAAGCGCTATCTCGACCGGCTGGCCGGCTCCCCGCCGCTGGTGTTCTGCGTGTTCAACAACCAGGACCTCAACCAGGTCACCTGGGAGCAGCGGGCGATGGCCGGCGACCCGAAGTACCTGGGCTCGCAGTACATCCCCGACATCCCGTACGCGCGCTATGCCGAACTCGTCGGGTTGCGGGGCATCTACTGCGACGACCCGAAGGCGGTCGGCTCCGCCTGGGACGAGGCGTTGGCCAGCGACCGCCCGGTGGTGCTGGAGTTCAAGGTGGACCAGCAGATCGCGCCGATCCCGCCGCACATCATGTTCGAGCAGGGCAAGAAGGCGGCCAAGGCAGCGCTGCACGACCCGGAGAAGGTCGGTATCGCCACCCGCGGCTTCCGCCAGAAGCTGGTCGAGTTCTACGAGAAGCTGCCCGGCCGTGACGCGGACTGA
- a CDS encoding enolase C-terminal domain-like protein: protein MTRTDAPVVDAVEVHAFTVPTDGPDGTEQDGTLDWHSTTMVLVTARSGDAIGIGYTYGEVATAHLIGSKLTDLVTGADALAPVAAWQRMFEGIRNAGRPGLGAMAVSAVDIALWDLKARLLDLPLVRLLPAGHDAVPIYGSGGFTNYPHARLAEQLAGWVGQGIPRVKLKVGRNPDEDRQRLAAVRHAIGPTPELFVDANGAFTPKQAAAWARRYHDEWGVIWFEEPVSSADLEGLRLVRDRAPAPLEVAAGEYGYVLRDFTNLVTAGAVDCLQADLTRCGGVTGLLAVAGLADAHELDLSAHCAPALSAHAFCAVRRLRHLEYFHDHTRIEALLFDGVLTPVDGTLRPALDRPGTGLAVKWPDAERYRVFGPEQ from the coding sequence GTGACGCGGACTGACGCTCCCGTCGTCGACGCGGTCGAGGTCCACGCCTTCACCGTGCCGACGGACGGACCCGACGGAACCGAGCAGGACGGCACCCTGGACTGGCACAGCACCACCATGGTGCTGGTCACCGCCCGCAGCGGCGATGCGATCGGCATCGGCTACACGTACGGCGAAGTCGCCACCGCGCACCTTATCGGCTCCAAGCTGACTGATCTCGTCACGGGCGCGGACGCATTGGCGCCGGTCGCCGCCTGGCAGCGGATGTTCGAGGGCATCCGCAACGCCGGACGGCCGGGCCTCGGCGCGATGGCCGTGTCCGCGGTCGACATCGCGTTGTGGGACCTCAAGGCGCGGTTGCTGGATCTTCCCCTGGTCCGACTGCTGCCGGCCGGTCATGACGCCGTGCCGATCTACGGCAGCGGCGGTTTCACCAACTACCCGCACGCCCGACTGGCCGAGCAACTGGCGGGCTGGGTCGGGCAGGGCATTCCCCGGGTGAAGCTGAAGGTGGGACGGAACCCGGACGAGGACCGGCAGCGGCTCGCGGCGGTGCGCCACGCCATCGGCCCGACGCCGGAGTTGTTCGTCGACGCCAACGGCGCGTTCACGCCGAAACAGGCGGCGGCGTGGGCCCGGCGCTACCACGACGAATGGGGCGTGATCTGGTTCGAGGAACCGGTCAGCTCGGCGGACCTGGAGGGTCTCCGCCTGGTGCGGGACCGGGCCCCGGCTCCGCTGGAGGTCGCCGCCGGCGAGTACGGGTACGTGCTGCGCGACTTCACCAACCTGGTCACGGCCGGCGCGGTCGACTGCCTCCAGGCCGACCTGACCCGCTGCGGCGGGGTCACCGGCCTGCTGGCCGTCGCCGGCCTCGCCGATGCGCACGAACTCGACCTCTCGGCCCACTGCGCGCCGGCGCTGTCGGCCCACGCGTTCTGTGCGGTTCGCCGGCTGCGGCACCTGGAGTACTTCCATGACCACACCCGCATCGAGGCGTTGCTGTTCGACGGCGTGCTCACGCCGGTGGACGGGACGCTGCGGCCCGCGCTGGACCGGCCCGGCACGGGCTTGGCGGTGAAGTGGCCGGACGCCGAGAGATACCGGGTCTTCGGTCCCGAACAGTGA
- a CDS encoding FAD-binding and (Fe-S)-binding domain-containing protein → MKRLREVPAKTSPEIPGPPRGVVQIPVADLERALAGVVEGEVRFDAGSLAMYANDASNFRQVPIGVVVPKALDDVVATHQVCHRFGAPIVNRGGGTSLSGETVNYAVVIDHSKYLTRIGDVDTARRLVTCEPGAINEDVNRKTGQENLVFGPDPSSHSRCVIGGNIGNNSCGVHSIQSQLYGPGPRTSDNVQALEIVTYAGDRFWVGVDEERDLDAIIAGGGAKGRIYARLRGLRDRYLEQIRLGFQPATNVPRRVSGYNLDELLPERGFNVARALVGTEGTCVTVLQAVLKLTPALLQRTLVVVGYDDLAAASEHAQEIVSRWRPIGLEALDRQLIEDQQELAMNLDDIEELPHRDGNAWLLVQFGADDAEESVATAKAFTAWLVGEKGYDPDHVLIAKSKQEGGSSQDLWTIREGGLGSTAFPHGKDHWPGWEDSAVPPERIGEYVTRLRALMDAHGLDGAMYGHMAQGCIHCRIGFDLYTAEGVANYRSFMEQAADLVTSLGGTLSGEHGDGQQRAELLERQYGPELLAAMREFKLIWDPDAKMNPGKVVDAYRLDEDLKLGVDYNPARPHTKFAYQEDGGDFAHAALRCVGVGKCRVPEAKQTMCPSYQVTHEEKHSTRGRARLLFEMLRGEVITDGWQSREVADALDLCLACKGCTNDCPVNVDMPTYKAEFRHHHYRSWRRWRPRHAYAFGFIDQVSRFAGLMPELVNAVTQTPGLAHVAKFLGGIDQRRPLPSFAPMTLQQWYQQRGGTANPTGRPVVLFPDTFNNHLHTDVGVACVESLEAAGWRVIMPEGHVCCGRPLYDYGFLDVAERYLHRVLDVLRDHVRAGTPVVGMEPSCLAVFKEELIKMLPHDDDARRLADNAYHFGEFFTVFDIDPPRLGGDAMLWGHCHQRATGGMQSDQKLLEKMGLDVTNLKGGCCGLAGSWGFENGKYGISMDCGEQGLLPAVRDADSDTLVVADGFSCKTQITDAGTGRTALHSGQVMAMARGKMPERPRPVAAVRLARTVVPVFAVAAAAVGAGAVLRRLR, encoded by the coding sequence ATGAAACGGCTGCGCGAGGTCCCGGCGAAGACGTCACCGGAGATTCCCGGACCACCCCGAGGCGTGGTGCAGATCCCGGTGGCGGACCTGGAACGGGCGCTGGCCGGGGTGGTCGAGGGCGAGGTGCGCTTCGACGCGGGTTCGCTGGCGATGTACGCCAACGACGCCTCCAACTTCCGCCAGGTCCCCATCGGGGTCGTCGTGCCCAAGGCCCTCGACGATGTCGTCGCCACGCACCAGGTGTGCCACCGCTTCGGCGCCCCCATCGTCAACCGTGGCGGCGGCACCAGTCTGTCGGGGGAAACCGTCAACTACGCCGTGGTCATCGACCACTCGAAGTACCTCACCCGCATCGGCGACGTCGACACCGCCCGGCGGCTGGTCACCTGCGAGCCAGGGGCGATCAACGAAGACGTCAACCGGAAGACGGGGCAGGAGAACCTGGTGTTCGGCCCCGACCCGTCCTCGCACTCGCGGTGCGTGATCGGCGGCAACATCGGCAACAACTCCTGCGGCGTGCACTCGATTCAGTCCCAGCTCTACGGTCCGGGCCCGCGGACCTCGGACAACGTGCAGGCGCTGGAGATCGTCACGTACGCCGGCGACCGGTTCTGGGTCGGCGTCGACGAGGAACGCGACCTCGACGCCATCATCGCCGGCGGCGGGGCCAAAGGCAGGATCTACGCCCGGCTGCGCGGCCTGCGGGACCGCTATCTGGAACAGATCCGGCTCGGCTTCCAGCCGGCGACGAACGTGCCCCGCCGGGTCTCCGGGTACAACCTCGACGAACTGCTGCCCGAACGCGGCTTCAACGTCGCCCGCGCCCTGGTCGGCACCGAGGGGACCTGCGTGACGGTGCTCCAGGCGGTGCTGAAGCTCACCCCCGCGCTGCTGCAGCGCACCCTGGTCGTCGTCGGCTACGACGACCTGGCGGCGGCCAGCGAACATGCCCAGGAGATCGTGTCCCGGTGGCGGCCGATCGGGCTGGAGGCCCTGGACCGCCAGCTCATCGAGGACCAGCAGGAGCTGGCCATGAACCTCGACGACATCGAGGAGTTGCCCCACCGCGACGGCAATGCCTGGCTGCTGGTCCAGTTCGGCGCGGACGACGCCGAGGAGTCCGTCGCCACCGCCAAGGCGTTCACCGCCTGGCTGGTGGGGGAGAAGGGCTACGACCCGGACCACGTGCTGATCGCCAAGAGTAAGCAGGAGGGCGGCTCCAGCCAGGACCTGTGGACTATCCGGGAGGGCGGGCTGGGATCCACGGCGTTCCCGCACGGCAAGGACCACTGGCCGGGCTGGGAGGACTCCGCCGTGCCGCCCGAGCGCATCGGCGAGTACGTGACCCGGCTGCGGGCCCTGATGGACGCCCACGGCCTCGACGGCGCGATGTACGGGCACATGGCCCAGGGCTGCATCCACTGCCGGATCGGGTTCGACCTGTACACGGCGGAAGGCGTGGCGAACTACCGCTCGTTCATGGAGCAGGCGGCCGACCTGGTGACCTCGCTCGGCGGGACGTTGTCCGGTGAGCACGGCGACGGCCAGCAGCGGGCCGAACTGCTCGAACGCCAGTACGGCCCCGAACTTCTCGCCGCGATGCGGGAGTTCAAGCTGATCTGGGACCCGGACGCGAAGATGAATCCGGGCAAGGTCGTGGACGCCTATCGGCTGGACGAGGACCTCAAGCTCGGCGTCGACTACAACCCGGCCCGGCCGCACACCAAGTTCGCCTACCAGGAGGACGGCGGAGACTTCGCCCATGCCGCGTTGCGCTGCGTCGGCGTCGGCAAATGCCGCGTGCCGGAGGCCAAACAGACGATGTGCCCGAGCTACCAGGTCACCCACGAGGAGAAGCACAGCACCCGCGGGCGGGCCCGGCTGCTGTTCGAGATGCTGCGCGGCGAGGTGATCACCGACGGCTGGCAGTCGCGGGAGGTGGCCGACGCGCTGGATCTGTGCCTGGCCTGCAAGGGCTGCACCAACGATTGCCCGGTCAACGTGGACATGCCCACGTACAAGGCGGAGTTCCGTCACCACCACTACCGGTCGTGGCGCCGGTGGCGACCCCGGCACGCCTACGCCTTCGGCTTCATCGACCAGGTTTCCCGGTTCGCCGGTCTGATGCCCGAACTCGTCAATGCCGTCACGCAGACGCCGGGCCTGGCCCATGTGGCGAAGTTCCTTGGTGGCATAGACCAACGGCGCCCGCTGCCGAGCTTCGCGCCCATGACGCTGCAGCAGTGGTATCAGCAGCGTGGCGGCACTGCCAACCCGACCGGTCGGCCGGTGGTCCTGTTCCCGGACACCTTCAACAACCACCTGCACACCGACGTCGGCGTCGCTTGTGTGGAATCGCTGGAAGCGGCCGGGTGGCGGGTGATCATGCCCGAGGGGCACGTCTGCTGTGGCCGTCCGCTCTACGACTACGGGTTTCTCGACGTCGCCGAGCGGTACCTGCATCGGGTGTTGGACGTCCTGCGCGACCACGTCCGGGCCGGCACACCCGTGGTCGGGATGGAGCCCAGTTGCCTGGCGGTGTTCAAGGAGGAGCTGATCAAGATGCTCCCGCATGACGACGACGCCCGACGCCTGGCCGACAACGCCTACCACTTCGGGGAGTTCTTCACCGTCTTCGACATCGACCCGCCCCGGCTGGGTGGTGACGCGATGTTGTGGGGGCACTGCCATCAGCGCGCCACCGGCGGCATGCAGTCTGACCAGAAGCTGCTGGAGAAGATGGGCCTCGACGTGACGAACCTGAAGGGTGGGTGCTGCGGGCTGGCCGGCTCATGGGGATTCGAGAACGGCAAGTACGGCATCTCCATGGACTGCGGCGAGCAGGGCCTCCTGCCGGCGGTCCGGGACGCGGACTCGGACACTCTCGTCGTCGCGGATGGGTTTTCCTGCAAGACCCAGATCACCGATGCCGGCACCGGGCGCACGGCGCTGCACAGCGGGCAGGTCATGGCAATGGCTCGCGGCAAGATGCCGGAGCGACCGCGCCCGGTGGCGGCAGTCCGCTTGGCGCGAACGGTTGTGCCCGTATTTGCAGTAGCCGCAGCCGCCGTGGGCGCCGGCGCAGTTCTGCGACGGCTCCGTTAG
- a CDS encoding SDR family oxidoreductase produces MTHSTERTVVVTGASGGIGRATARLFAEHGAKVALLARGATGLKAAADDVERAGGRALPIEVDVADYDQVVAAADRVERELGPIDVWVNVAFTSVFAPFTEIEPNEFRRVIEVNLLGFMHGTKAALDRMLPRDHGTIVQTGSALAYRGIPLQSAYCASKHAIQGMHDALRPELLHAKSNVHVTMAHMPGVNTPQFDWVLSRLPRKAQPVPPIYQPEVCARAILYAADHPKRREYWVGGSTVLTLLGDKFAPGLLDRYLARTAFGSQQTDQQRDANQPANLWQPADGRDGHDFGAHGRFDDQAHPRSLQMWASQHHGLLGAIGGLMTAGALLAAWRRR; encoded by the coding sequence ATGACGCACTCGACCGAACGAACCGTTGTGGTGACCGGCGCCAGTGGTGGCATCGGCCGAGCGACCGCGCGACTGTTCGCGGAGCACGGCGCGAAGGTGGCACTGCTGGCACGAGGCGCCACCGGACTGAAGGCCGCCGCCGACGACGTCGAACGGGCCGGCGGTCGGGCCCTGCCGATCGAAGTCGATGTCGCCGACTACGACCAGGTGGTGGCCGCGGCCGACCGGGTCGAGCGGGAGTTGGGGCCCATCGACGTGTGGGTGAACGTCGCCTTCACCTCCGTGTTCGCGCCGTTCACCGAGATCGAGCCGAACGAGTTCCGCCGCGTCATCGAGGTGAACCTGCTCGGCTTCATGCACGGCACCAAGGCCGCGCTGGACCGGATGCTGCCCCGCGACCACGGAACCATCGTCCAGACGGGCTCGGCGCTGGCGTACCGGGGAATTCCCCTGCAGAGCGCCTACTGCGCGTCCAAGCACGCCATCCAGGGTATGCACGACGCCCTGCGCCCGGAACTGCTGCACGCCAAGTCGAACGTGCACGTCACCATGGCGCACATGCCCGGGGTGAACACCCCTCAGTTCGACTGGGTGCTGTCCCGGCTGCCCCGCAAGGCCCAACCCGTGCCGCCGATCTACCAGCCGGAGGTCTGCGCGCGGGCGATCCTGTACGCGGCCGACCACCCGAAGCGGCGTGAGTACTGGGTCGGCGGCAGCACCGTGCTGACCTTGCTGGGTGACAAGTTCGCACCCGGGCTGCTGGACCGCTACCTGGCCCGGACGGCGTTCGGCTCGCAGCAGACCGACCAGCAGCGGGACGCGAACCAGCCGGCCAATCTCTGGCAGCCGGCCGACGGCCGCGACGGCCACGACTTCGGCGCGCACGGCCGGTTCGACGACCAGGCGCACCCGCGCAGCCTCCAGATGTGGGCATCCCAGCACCACGGCCTGCTCGGGGCGATCGGCGGCCTGATGACCGCCGGTGCGCTGCTGGCCGCATGGCGCCGGCGGTGA